From Apium graveolens cultivar Ventura chromosome 9, ASM990537v1, whole genome shotgun sequence, the proteins below share one genomic window:
- the LOC141685763 gene encoding uncharacterized protein LOC141685763, which translates to MDGLKRKAVDMNNPINKAFNMEVRAQLDGEIAQAFFLGAVNCEGELKDKFHITNFIKEVILEVGPQNVVQVITDNAPVCKAAGMIIETQYPHIFWTPCVVHTLNLALKNICAAKNIRGNQDVYHECHWITEVADSSLLIKNFILNHNMVLTMFNHIAPLRLLSVVETRFASVLVMLKRFKLLKRSLELLMLSEEMGFIILDDMWWDKVDYILEFTAPIYDMLRFADTDKYSLHLIYDMWDDMIENVKNIIYRHERKELNEDSTFHEVIYAILIDRWTKSSSPLHYLAHSLNSRYYNNTWLSAAVDRVPPHQDTELAEEMNKCLRRYFSNNEARTAVNTEFARFSGYMDIFGNPDSIEDREELEIAKLSLDEPEMEATMFKDD; encoded by the exons ATGGATGGCTTAAAGAGGAAAGCAGTTGACATGAATAATCCGATCAACAAAGCATTCAATATGGAAGTACGGGCACAACTGGATGGGGAGATTGCACAAGCATTTTTTCTGGGG GCAGTTAACTGTGAAGGAGAATTGAAAGACAAGTTTCACATAACCAACTTCATCAAGGAAGTGATATTAGAAGTGGGGCCTCAAAATGTAGTCCAAGTTATAACAGACAATGCTCCAGTCTGTAAGGCGGCAGGTATGATTATTGAGACTCAGTATCCTCATATTTTCTGGACTCCATGTGTTGTGCATACACTTAATTTGGCATTAAAGAATATTTGTGCTGCTAAAAATATTAGGGGAAATCAGGATGTTTATCATGAGTGTCATTGGATTACTGAAGTGGCTGACTCATCACTTTTGATTAAGAATTTTATTCTTAATCATAATATGGTGTTGACAATGTTTAATCATATTGCTCCCTTGAGACTTCTTTCGGTTGTTGAAACAAGGTTTGCATCTGTACTTGTCATGCTTAAGAGGTTCAAACTCTTGAAGCGTTCTTTGGAGCTATTGATGCTTTCTGAGGAAATGGG GTTTATAATACTTGATGATATGTGGTGGGACAAAGTTGATTATATACTTGAGTTTACAGCTCCTATTTATGATATGCTACGATTTGCGGATACAGATAAATATTCACTTCatttaatatatgatatgtgggATGATATGATCGAGAATGTGAAAAACATCATATATAGGCATGAAAGGAAAGAGCTCAACGAGGACTCTACGTTTCACGAAGTCATCTATGCAATTCTCATTGATAGATGGACTAAGAGTTCTTCACCACTTCACTATTTAGCTCATTCACTAAATTCGAG GTATTACAACAATACATGGCTTAGTGCTGCTGTTGATCGTGTTCCTCCCCACCAAGATACTGAGCTAGCAGAGGAAATGAATAAATGTCTCAGGAGGTACTTTTCAAATAATGAAGCAAGAACGGCTGTAAATACAGAATTTGCTCGATTTTCAGGATATATGGATATTTTTGGTAATCCCGATTCTATAGAAGATAGAG AAGAGCTTGAGATTGCCAAACTTTCACTTGATGAGCCAGAAATGGAAGCCACAATGTTTAAAGATGATTAG